A genomic segment from Pseudoduganella chitinolytica encodes:
- a CDS encoding ammonium transporter: MKKTITTWLAGMTLLMAFGMAAPAFAQDAKPAADVATPAPAAMTATPAATPAAAPAPAAAAAAAPAAPAAAPVPNKGDTAWMFVATLLVILMTIPGLALFYGGLVRSKNMLSVLMQVFTIFSLIVVLWSLYGYSFAFTEGNSFIGSTGRVLLNGIYDPAKGFAMAVTFSKGVVIPEFIFVAFQGTFAAITCALIVGAFAERVRFAAVLAFIVLWFTFSYLPIAHMVWFWTGPDAITDAAALTAESAKAGFIWQKGALDFAGGTVVHINAAVAGIVGAFMIGKRVGLGRESMAPHSLTLTMVGASLLWVGWFGFNAGSALEAGDIAALAFVNTLLATAAAAVSWLFAEWVLKGKPSMLGAASGAVAGLVAITPAAGFVGPMGGLVIGLLAGIVCLWGVNGLKRLLGADDSLDVFGVHGVGGILGAILTGVFAAPSLGGQGIWDYVANAASADYSIGGQVLTQATAVGITIVWSGIVSLVAYKLVDVVIGLRVPEEQEREGLDITSHGESAYHS, from the coding sequence ATGAAAAAAACGATAACAACATGGCTGGCGGGGATGACGCTCCTGATGGCATTCGGCATGGCCGCGCCGGCGTTCGCGCAGGACGCCAAGCCGGCCGCCGACGTGGCGACCCCGGCCCCGGCGGCCATGACCGCCACGCCTGCGGCGACACCGGCAGCCGCGCCGGCACCAGCAGCCGCAGCTGCCGCGGCACCTGCGGCCCCGGCCGCGGCGCCCGTCCCGAACAAGGGCGATACGGCCTGGATGTTCGTGGCCACGCTGCTGGTGATCCTGATGACGATTCCCGGCCTGGCCCTGTTCTACGGCGGCCTGGTACGGTCGAAGAACATGCTGTCGGTGCTGATGCAGGTGTTTACGATCTTCTCGCTGATCGTCGTCCTGTGGAGCCTGTACGGCTATTCCTTTGCCTTCACCGAGGGCAACAGCTTCATCGGGTCCACCGGCCGTGTGCTGCTGAACGGCATCTACGATCCGGCCAAGGGCTTTGCCATGGCGGTCACCTTCAGCAAGGGCGTCGTCATCCCTGAATTCATCTTCGTGGCCTTCCAGGGCACGTTTGCCGCCATCACCTGCGCGCTGATCGTCGGCGCGTTCGCCGAGCGCGTGCGCTTCGCCGCCGTGCTGGCGTTCATCGTGCTGTGGTTCACGTTCTCGTACCTGCCGATCGCCCACATGGTCTGGTTCTGGACGGGCCCGGACGCGATCACCGATGCCGCCGCCTTGACGGCCGAATCGGCCAAGGCCGGCTTCATCTGGCAGAAGGGCGCGCTGGACTTCGCCGGCGGCACCGTCGTGCACATCAATGCGGCCGTGGCCGGCATCGTGGGCGCGTTCATGATCGGCAAGCGGGTCGGCCTGGGCCGCGAATCGATGGCCCCGCACTCGCTGACGCTGACGATGGTCGGCGCCTCGCTGCTGTGGGTGGGCTGGTTCGGCTTCAACGCCGGCTCCGCGCTGGAAGCGGGCGACATTGCCGCGCTGGCCTTCGTCAACACGCTGCTGGCAACCGCCGCCGCCGCCGTGTCCTGGCTGTTTGCCGAGTGGGTCCTGAAAGGCAAGCCGTCGATGCTGGGCGCCGCGTCGGGTGCCGTCGCGGGCCTCGTCGCGATCACGCCGGCAGCCGGCTTCGTCGGACCGATGGGTGGCTTGGTCATCGGCCTGCTCGCTGGTATAGTCTGCCTGTGGGGCGTCAACGGCCTGAAGCGCCTGCTGGGCGCGGACGACTCGCTGGACGTGTTCGGCGTGCACGGCGTCGGCGGTATCCTGGGTGCGATCCTGACGGGTGTGTTCGCGGCACCGTCGCTGGGTGGCCAAGGCATCTGGGACTACGTGGCCAACGCCGCTTCGGCGGATTACTCGATCGGCGGCCAGGTCCTGACGCAGGCGACGGCAGTCGGCATCACGATCGTCTGGTCCGGCATCGTGTCGCTGGTGGCCTACAAGCTGGTCGACGTCGTCATCGGCCTGCGTGTGCCGGAAGAGCAGGAACGCGAAGGCCTGGACATCACCAGCCACGGCGAATCGGCGTATCACTCGTAA
- a CDS encoding P-II family nitrogen regulator, which translates to MKLITAIIKPFKLDEVREALSAINVQGITVTEVKGFGRQKGHTELYRGAEYVVDFLPKTKIEAAVDDAIVEQAIEAIEGAARTGKIGDGKIFVYNLEQVIRIRTGETGNDAL; encoded by the coding sequence ATGAAACTCATTACCGCCATCATCAAGCCCTTCAAGCTGGACGAGGTGCGCGAAGCGCTGTCCGCCATCAACGTGCAGGGCATCACCGTGACCGAAGTGAAGGGGTTCGGTCGCCAGAAGGGCCATACCGAGCTGTATCGCGGGGCCGAATATGTCGTCGACTTCCTGCCCAAGACCAAGATCGAAGCGGCGGTGGACGATGCCATCGTCGAACAGGCCATCGAAGCCATCGAGGGCGCCGCCCGTACCGGCAAGATCGGCGACGGCAAGATTTTCGTGTACAACCTGGAACAGGTTATCCGTATCCGTACCGGCGAAACCGGTAACGACGCTCTCTAA
- a CDS encoding TorF family putative porin: MNHPSKHLSLAAILFATFAAGHAGAQEAAAAPEAKPDNEISFNAAVTSDYRYRGISQTRLKPALQGGADWVNNPTGFYAGTWLSTIKWVKDGGGDGSIEWDIYAGKRGEIAPGVSYDVGGLGYVYPSNSLPTSANTFELYGQLGYGPATLKYSHSLTNLFGFADSKNSQYLDASVNQDVGQGFILNLHVGHQKVKGNSFADYTDWKVGVTKDFGVATVALAYVDTNTESYLAPNGKNLGKSGVVLTVSKTF, from the coding sequence ATGAACCACCCGAGCAAGCACCTGTCCCTCGCCGCCATCCTGTTTGCCACCTTCGCGGCAGGCCATGCGGGGGCACAGGAAGCCGCCGCGGCACCCGAGGCGAAACCGGACAACGAGATCAGCTTCAATGCGGCCGTTACCAGCGACTACCGTTACCGCGGGATCTCGCAAACACGCCTGAAACCCGCGCTGCAAGGCGGCGCCGACTGGGTCAACAACCCGACGGGTTTCTATGCCGGCACCTGGCTGTCCACCATCAAGTGGGTCAAGGACGGGGGCGGCGACGGCAGCATCGAATGGGACATCTACGCCGGCAAGCGCGGCGAGATCGCGCCCGGCGTGTCGTACGACGTGGGCGGGCTGGGCTATGTCTACCCGTCCAACTCGCTGCCGACCAGCGCCAACACGTTCGAACTGTACGGCCAACTGGGCTATGGCCCCGCCACCCTGAAATACTCCCATTCGCTGACGAACCTGTTCGGCTTCGCCGACAGCAAGAACAGCCAATACCTGGACGCTTCCGTCAACCAGGACGTCGGCCAGGGGTTCATCCTGAACCTGCACGTGGGCCACCAGAAGGTCAAGGGCAACAGCTTTGCCGACTACACCGACTGGAAAGTGGGCGTGACCAAGGACTTCGGCGTCGCGACCGTCGCGCTGGCCTACGTCGACACGAACACCGAAAGCTATCTCGCACCGAACGGCAAGAATCTCGGCAAGTCCGGGGTCGTGCTGACCGTCTCCAAAACCTTCTGA
- a CDS encoding accessory factor UbiK family protein, with the protein MDMNTFFNDLQNKINHVIQNSPAKDIEKNVKSMMTQGFARLDLVTREEFDIQAQVLAKTRSRLELLETRLAELEAKLAAEKTPL; encoded by the coding sequence GTGGACATGAATACCTTTTTCAACGACCTGCAAAACAAGATCAACCATGTGATCCAGAACTCGCCCGCGAAGGACATCGAAAAAAACGTCAAGTCGATGATGACGCAGGGTTTCGCCCGCCTGGACCTCGTCACGCGCGAGGAATTCGACATCCAGGCGCAAGTGCTGGCCAAGACGCGCTCGCGCCTGGAACTGCTGGAAACCCGCCTGGCCGAGCTGGAGGCCAAGCTGGCCGCCGAGAAAACCCCGCTGTAA
- a CDS encoding PEP-CTERM sorting domain-containing protein: protein MVKHALALAAAALLQAGTAVAAPAYQVTQLSPDGTTRWTHLNNAGAATGYLGGQGYVRAADGQLTAIPQLSGQPTAITAFGDNGAVGLMRMEEGPPQNVQETGLWRSGLVEALPTLRTTPDGLGYGVVNRISGNGLLAGTSAVNGGFYDEYGNLIPYTHAATFRNGQVQDLGTLGGSVSMGYGINDSGTVVGFSLDASDARRAFIHRDGAMQDLGLADDYVAFDINNAGQVLANSGTSAASAVIWRDGATTTLSLSGYTFSDASAINNRGDVVGRLFAPAQSSAAFLYSDGEMVLLADLLTQPGWTIREVTDINDSGTILGVGCQGIDCSWVLLTPVPEPATWGMLGAGLALLGLVARRRHRPG, encoded by the coding sequence ATGGTCAAGCATGCACTTGCGCTGGCGGCGGCCGCGCTCTTGCAAGCAGGCACGGCAGTTGCCGCGCCTGCCTACCAGGTCACCCAGCTGTCGCCGGACGGCACCACCCGCTGGACCCATCTGAACAATGCCGGCGCTGCCACGGGTTACCTGGGCGGCCAGGGCTACGTGCGCGCGGCCGACGGCCAGCTCACGGCGATTCCGCAGCTGAGCGGACAGCCGACCGCGATCACGGCATTCGGCGACAATGGCGCGGTTGGCCTCATGCGCATGGAAGAAGGGCCGCCGCAGAACGTGCAGGAAACGGGCCTGTGGCGCAGTGGTCTGGTCGAGGCGCTGCCCACGCTGCGCACCACACCGGATGGCCTGGGGTATGGCGTCGTCAACCGCATCAGCGGGAACGGCCTGCTGGCGGGCACCAGCGCCGTCAATGGTGGCTTCTACGATGAGTACGGCAACCTGATTCCCTACACGCACGCGGCCACGTTCCGCAACGGCCAGGTGCAGGACCTGGGAACCCTGGGCGGCAGCGTCAGCATGGGCTACGGCATCAACGACAGCGGCACGGTGGTCGGCTTCAGTCTCGACGCCAGCGATGCCCGCCGGGCCTTTATCCACCGCGACGGCGCAATGCAGGACCTGGGACTGGCCGACGACTATGTCGCCTTCGATATCAACAACGCCGGCCAGGTCCTTGCCAACAGCGGCACGTCGGCAGCCAGTGCGGTGATCTGGCGGGACGGCGCGACCACGACCTTGTCGCTGTCGGGCTACACCTTCTCGGACGCCAGCGCCATCAACAACCGCGGCGACGTGGTGGGACGGCTGTTCGCCCCGGCCCAGTCGAGCGCGGCGTTCCTGTACAGCGACGGCGAAATGGTGCTGCTGGCGGACCTGCTGACCCAACCCGGCTGGACCATCCGCGAAGTCACCGACATCAACGACAGCGGCACGATCCTGGGCGTAGGTTGCCAGGGCATCGACTGCTCGTGGGTATTGCTGACGCCGGTGCCGGAGCCGGCCACATGGGGCATGCTCGGGGCCGGTCTTGCCCTGCTCGGCCTGGTGGCACGGCGCCGTCATCGACCCGGCTAA
- a CDS encoding YifB family Mg chelatase-like AAA ATPase, giving the protein MSLAVIKSRALAGMEAPQVSVEVHLANGLPAFHIVGLAETEVKEARDRVRAAILTAGFDMPQRRITVSLAPADLPKESGRFDLPIALGILAASGQIPGPPLARYEFAGELSLTGELRPIRGALAMTFAVQRSAGKGGAFVLPCANADEAALVSDVAIYPAASLLEVCNHFRAADDTLRLPRHRPDPTPAVTAYPDFADVKGQQHARRALEVAAAGGHSALLLGPPGAGKTMLASRFTGILPPMTDDEALEAAAVQSLTGVFSLARWKQRPFRAPHHTSSAVALVGGGSVPRPGEISLAHCGVLFLDELPEFERRVLEVLRQPLESGQVTISRAARQADFPARFQLIAAMNPCPCGFLGHPAAHCRCTPEAVARYQSRISGPLLDRIDIQLEVGPVSPQTLLDGAEGESSAAIAARVAQALRRQLARQHKSNCHLSAREIDRWCAAERAGQDLLHKAMLQFHWSARAYHRVLRVARTIADLAGAATIGERHVAEAIQLRRSLHQS; this is encoded by the coding sequence ATGAGCCTTGCCGTCATCAAAAGCCGCGCCCTGGCGGGCATGGAAGCGCCGCAGGTCAGCGTCGAGGTCCATCTTGCCAACGGCCTGCCCGCGTTCCACATCGTGGGACTGGCGGAAACGGAGGTGAAGGAGGCGCGCGACCGCGTCCGCGCCGCCATCCTGACCGCCGGTTTCGACATGCCGCAGCGCCGCATCACCGTCAGCCTGGCGCCGGCCGACCTGCCGAAGGAGTCGGGCCGCTTCGACCTGCCGATCGCGCTGGGCATCCTGGCCGCGTCCGGCCAGATTCCCGGGCCACCGCTGGCACGCTACGAATTCGCCGGCGAACTGTCTCTGACGGGAGAATTGCGTCCCATCCGCGGGGCGCTGGCCATGACTTTTGCCGTGCAGCGCAGCGCCGGCAAGGGCGGCGCATTCGTACTGCCCTGCGCGAACGCCGACGAAGCGGCGTTGGTGAGCGACGTGGCGATCTACCCGGCCGCCAGCCTGCTCGAGGTATGCAATCACTTCCGCGCCGCCGACGACACGCTGCGCCTGCCTCGCCACCGTCCCGATCCTACCCCCGCGGTGACGGCCTATCCCGACTTTGCCGACGTCAAGGGCCAGCAGCACGCGCGCCGGGCGCTGGAAGTGGCGGCGGCCGGCGGCCACAGCGCCCTGCTGCTGGGACCGCCCGGGGCAGGCAAGACAATGCTGGCGTCGCGCTTCACGGGCATCCTGCCGCCGATGACGGACGACGAGGCCCTGGAGGCGGCGGCGGTGCAGTCGCTGACAGGGGTGTTCTCGCTGGCGCGCTGGAAGCAGCGGCCCTTTCGCGCGCCCCATCACACGTCATCCGCGGTGGCGCTGGTCGGCGGCGGCAGCGTGCCCCGTCCCGGCGAGATTTCGCTGGCGCACTGCGGCGTGCTGTTCCTGGACGAACTGCCGGAATTCGAGCGGCGCGTGCTGGAAGTGCTGCGCCAGCCGCTGGAATCGGGCCAGGTGACGATCTCGCGGGCCGCGCGCCAGGCCGATTTCCCGGCCCGCTTCCAGCTGATCGCGGCCATGAATCCCTGCCCGTGCGGCTTCCTTGGCCACCCGGCCGCGCACTGCCGCTGCACGCCGGAAGCCGTGGCGCGCTACCAGTCCCGCATTTCCGGCCCCCTGCTGGACCGTATCGACATCCAGCTCGAGGTGGGCCCCGTCAGCCCGCAGACGCTGCTCGATGGCGCCGAAGGCGAGTCGTCCGCAGCCATCGCCGCGCGCGTCGCGCAAGCACTGCGGCGCCAGCTGGCTCGCCAGCATAAAAGCAACTGCCACCTGAGTGCGCGCGAGATCGACCGCTGGTGCGCCGCCGAGCGGGCCGGGCAGGACTTGCTGCACAAGGCCATGCTGCAGTTTCATTGGTCCGCCCGGGCCTATCACCGTGTGCTGCGGGTGGCCCGGACGATCGCCGACCTGGCGGGCGCCGCGACGATCGGCGAGCGGCACGTGGCCGAAGCCATCCAGTTGCGCCGCTCGTTGCACCAATCGTGA